One stretch of Bacteroidota bacterium DNA includes these proteins:
- a CDS encoding GxxExxY protein codes for MLHENITSKIIHAFYRVYNTLGYGFLEKVYENALLIELNHLGFILEQQKNIKVFYLNAKVGDYFADIIIVHKVIIELKAAESLRDEHEAQLINYLKATDIEVGLLLNFGKKPEFRRKIFSNVRKSIE; via the coding sequence ATGTTGCATGAAAATATTACTTCAAAGATTATACATGCTTTTTATAGAGTCTATAATACATTAGGGTATGGATTTTTGGAGAAAGTTTATGAAAACGCATTACTCATCGAGTTAAATCATCTCGGATTTATCCTCGAACAACAAAAGAACATTAAGGTATTTTATCTCAATGCAAAAGTCGGCGACTATTTTGCCGACATCATTATAGTTCATAAAGTGATTATTGAGTTGAAAGCTGCAGAATCACTTCGGGATGAACACGAAGCACAATTGATTAATTATTTGAAAGCTACAGATATTGAAGTAGGTCTGTTATTAAATTTTGGTAAAAAACCTGAGTTCAGGAGGAAGATTTTTTCCAATGTTAGAAAATCAATTGAATAA
- a CDS encoding cellulase family glycosylhydrolase: MKHYCLLMLFCFSLLFSQQNTFVSTKGQNIITPDGKPILLRGINLGNWLVPEGYMFKFTHTNSPQRINETFNQLLGPEETKKFWKQYRDNYITKEDITFIKKSGLNSIRVPFNYRLFVSEDHETRFAGPGFEMLDRVIAWCREEKLYVVLDMHCAPGGQTGDNIDDSYGYPFLFESTEAQQLTVDLWREIAKRYAQETIVIGYDFLNEPIATYFDATQFNDKLEPFYKRLVAAIREVDTNHVVFLGGAQWNGNFKVFGPPFDKKTVYTYHKYWCDTTQEHVQEYADFSKKYNVPIWMGESGENTDRWIDAWRRLNEKNNFGWCFWPYKKMDSPSNMVSIKQTTEWDSIITYVNKPRTTYKDFRDAKPSHSVIQKAFADYLENCKFINCTVNDGYMKSLGLKKK; encoded by the coding sequence ATGAAACATTATTGTCTTTTAATGCTTTTCTGTTTCTCATTACTTTTTTCACAGCAGAACACGTTTGTTTCAACAAAGGGACAGAACATAATAACTCCGGATGGCAAACCGATTCTTCTCCGCGGTATCAATCTTGGAAATTGGCTTGTACCTGAAGGGTATATGTTCAAATTTACTCATACCAACTCGCCGCAGCGGATCAATGAAACATTCAATCAACTCTTAGGGCCGGAAGAAACAAAAAAATTCTGGAAACAATACCGTGACAATTATATTACGAAGGAAGATATCACATTCATTAAAAAAAGCGGACTAAATTCTATTCGCGTGCCGTTTAATTACCGCTTGTTTGTTTCCGAAGATCATGAAACACGATTTGCCGGTCCAGGTTTTGAAATGCTGGATCGTGTGATTGCGTGGTGCAGGGAAGAGAAGTTGTACGTTGTTCTTGATATGCATTGCGCTCCCGGTGGACAGACAGGAGATAACATTGACGACAGTTACGGGTACCCTTTTTTATTTGAAAGCACCGAGGCGCAACAACTGACAGTTGATTTATGGAGAGAAATTGCCAAACGATATGCTCAGGAAACGATTGTGATAGGGTATGATTTTTTGAACGAACCGATCGCAACATATTTTGACGCGACGCAATTTAACGATAAGCTCGAACCATTCTATAAACGGCTTGTTGCCGCTATCCGTGAAGTTGATACGAACCATGTGGTGTTTCTTGGTGGTGCGCAGTGGAACGGAAATTTCAAAGTGTTCGGCCCGCCATTCGATAAAAAAACCGTCTATACGTACCATAAATATTGGTGCGACACAACACAAGAACATGTGCAGGAATATGCGGACTTCTCAAAAAAATATAATGTTCCTATTTGGATGGGGGAATCCGGCGAGAATACCGATCGATGGATCGATGCATGGCGCAGATTGAATGAGAAAAACAATTTTGGCTGGTGTTTTTGGCCGTACAAAAAGATGGACTCGCCGAGCAATATGGTCTCAATCAAACAAACAACGGAATGGGATTCAATTATCACCTATGTAAACAAACCGAGAACAACCTACAAAGATTTTCGGGACGCAAAACCGTCACACTCTGTAATCCAAAAGGCATTCGCCGACTATCTGGAAAATTGCAAATTCATCAATTGCACAGTGAATGATGGGTATATGAAGTCGTTGGGATTAAAAAAGAAATAG
- a CDS encoding trehalase family glycosidase, giving the protein MLENQLNKIWMNEEIKPAKVRSFRVICVLLTITLILNAQYEDSGKRGMYFSKKDYTGSSIPTFKENRAKLPSPILENNPEYVALYWKAWSLAFDHFKRPPQGSPFVSDYIDEAFSPSIFQWDTIFMLMFARYGHSIFPAIQSLDNFYSRQYENGYICREIQEADGKDYVFVGREHTVNPPLFAWVEVESYKVTGDQSRFTSVLPPLIHYAEWLEKNRKKENTKHGLYWNTGLGSGMDNIPLQGSGWVDMSSQMVLFYRNLAFMCSEVKQNDDAKKYESLANDISQRINQMMWNEVDGFYYNVDDNGVQQKMKSIGGFWPMLAGIADLQQAKRLLTHLKDSKSFWRSIPFPSLAADEKEYRPDGKYWLGGVWAPTNVMVLKGLEQYGRESDNATDYSFNEFATIAAEKYLDGLSIVYKKTGTLWENYSPDLMMRGNPSQKDFVGWTGCGPIQLLIENVLGFRPDGVHNRLVWHISRIDRHGIEQLKFGDISATLICQKRVGVGKSAELHIVANHPFELSVIVDSKEQKTLQIKQGAQRIVVE; this is encoded by the coding sequence ATGTTAGAAAATCAATTGAATAAAATATGGATGAATGAAGAAATTAAACCCGCGAAAGTCCGTTCTTTCCGTGTCATCTGTGTCCTATTGACAATAACTCTTATCCTAAACGCACAATATGAAGACTCAGGTAAACGCGGAATGTATTTTTCAAAAAAGGATTACACTGGATCGTCCATTCCGACATTTAAAGAGAACCGAGCGAAACTTCCTTCCCCCATTCTTGAAAACAATCCTGAATACGTAGCGTTGTATTGGAAGGCATGGTCGCTCGCGTTTGATCATTTCAAACGACCGCCACAAGGTTCACCATTCGTATCGGATTACATTGATGAGGCATTTTCCCCAAGTATATTTCAATGGGATACGATTTTTATGTTAATGTTTGCCCGGTATGGTCACTCTATTTTTCCGGCGATTCAATCGCTTGATAATTTCTATTCACGCCAATATGAGAATGGCTACATTTGTCGGGAAATACAGGAAGCAGACGGAAAAGATTATGTCTTTGTTGGGCGTGAGCATACTGTTAATCCTCCGCTGTTTGCCTGGGTAGAAGTTGAATCGTATAAAGTCACCGGAGATCAATCCCGATTTACTTCGGTACTTCCACCGCTTATACACTATGCTGAATGGTTAGAAAAGAATAGGAAAAAAGAGAATACTAAACATGGATTGTATTGGAACACCGGATTAGGTTCCGGGATGGATAATATTCCGCTGCAAGGTTCAGGCTGGGTGGACATGTCTTCGCAAATGGTGTTATTCTATCGCAATCTTGCTTTCATGTGCAGTGAAGTAAAACAGAATGATGACGCAAAAAAATATGAATCGTTGGCAAACGATATTTCACAACGAATCAATCAGATGATGTGGAATGAAGTCGACGGTTTCTATTACAATGTCGATGATAACGGTGTTCAGCAGAAAATGAAATCTATTGGAGGGTTTTGGCCGATGCTGGCAGGAATTGCCGATCTTCAGCAGGCAAAACGTCTTCTTACACATTTAAAAGATTCAAAATCTTTTTGGCGTTCAATACCATTTCCGTCGTTAGCGGCAGACGAAAAAGAATATCGTCCGGATGGAAAATATTGGCTCGGAGGCGTATGGGCACCGACAAACGTGATGGTTCTCAAAGGATTGGAACAGTACGGACGCGAAAGCGATAACGCGACAGATTATTCGTTTAACGAATTTGCAACGATTGCCGCCGAAAAATATCTCGATGGGTTGTCGATCGTATATAAAAAAACTGGAACATTATGGGAAAACTATTCTCCCGATCTGATGATGCGCGGAAATCCTTCCCAAAAAGATTTTGTCGGCTGGACTGGGTGTGGTCCGATACAGTTGCTTATTGAAAATGTTCTTGGTTTTCGTCCTGATGGGGTGCATAACAGATTGGTGTGGCATATCAGCAGAATCGATCGTCATGGAATTGAACAATTGAAGTTTGGAGATATCTCGGCAACATTGATCTGCCAAAAACGTGTCGGTGTTGGCAAATCGGCTGAGCTTCATATAGTAGCGAACCATCCATTCGAGTTGAGTGTGATTGTTGATAGTAAAGAACAGAAAACATTACAGATTAAACAAGGTGCGCAAAGAATTGTTGTAGAATAA
- a CDS encoding aryl-sulfate sulfotransferase: MKKYLLCIFIVVICCSILSAQPITVKPSTTAFIFPNGVSVPSDYPHVKISIRNNPDSGYIFINNWGGTPYIAILDNNGSPIFYRKMPANARDFKVQTNGMLSYRLADPYYRFYEMDSSYTVTREITTKNGFGTDEHELQILPNGNVLLIALENKTIDMSKLVSGGNTNATIIGNHLQEIDPAGNVLFEWKCWDNLNILDATHVNLTAQTIDYVHMNAIAVDIDGNILISNRHLSEIMKINRTTGRVMWRFGGKNNQFTYVNDPLNGPSYQHDIRVLPNGNYTVMDNGNYHSPSVSRAVEYKLDTVAMTATLVWQYRHTPDRYTWWMGNVQRLPNGNTLINWADGSLPKLTEVTPGGTVAMELGFVNFNHSYRVFRFPWKGKATTPVINVEPGSDKVTLLMNTFDQRTYHKYILYCDSLPNPTRVIDSTSVSAIDVTGFKNGKRYYFRVTIKDSAGNESPFSNEESILVRFLTPGENLVVNGDFSDGTISWNYNVTSPGVGVPFVTDGELLAQIGNGGTQTWHVQLVQENIPIINGLKYRFEFDAYAAGNRSMEIKIAMSAAPNTNYSKTGLIALTTTKKHFSFDFTMQDPTDNAAKVVFNCGLSDIDVLIDNVSIKQIIPAGVDGKSENFPSEFLLHQNFPNPFNPHTVIQYHLPGANVVSLKVFDVLGNEVATLVHHGQEAGTYSVPFNALNLSSGVYFYKLQVGKLSAIKKLMILK; this comes from the coding sequence ATGAAAAAATATTTATTATGCATATTCATTGTGGTGATATGTTGCTCGATCCTTAGTGCGCAGCCGATCACGGTGAAGCCCTCGACAACTGCATTTATTTTCCCCAATGGTGTTTCAGTCCCATCCGATTATCCTCATGTGAAGATCTCAATCCGTAATAACCCAGACTCCGGATATATTTTTATCAATAACTGGGGAGGCACACCGTATATCGCAATTCTTGATAACAATGGTTCACCGATTTTTTATCGAAAAATGCCTGCTAATGCCCGCGATTTTAAAGTGCAAACGAATGGAATGTTGTCATATCGTCTCGCCGATCCGTATTACCGGTTTTATGAAATGGATTCATCCTATACCGTTACTCGCGAGATTACGACAAAGAACGGATTTGGTACTGATGAACACGAATTACAGATTCTTCCCAACGGAAATGTTTTGCTGATAGCGTTGGAAAACAAAACTATCGACATGAGCAAGTTAGTGAGTGGCGGAAACACGAATGCTACAATCATTGGAAATCATCTGCAGGAGATTGACCCTGCAGGAAACGTCCTCTTCGAATGGAAATGTTGGGACAATCTGAATATTCTTGATGCCACTCATGTAAACCTGACCGCTCAAACAATAGATTATGTTCACATGAATGCCATTGCAGTTGATATTGATGGCAATATTCTTATTTCGAATCGTCACCTTTCAGAAATCATGAAGATCAATCGAACAACCGGCAGGGTGATGTGGCGTTTTGGAGGGAAGAACAATCAGTTTACCTATGTAAATGATCCATTGAACGGTCCTTCATATCAGCACGATATACGTGTTTTACCAAACGGCAATTATACGGTGATGGACAATGGAAATTATCATTCTCCTTCCGTCAGCCGTGCGGTGGAGTACAAATTGGATACTGTTGCAATGACTGCTACGCTCGTTTGGCAGTATCGTCATACTCCGGATCGTTATACATGGTGGATGGGAAATGTACAGCGACTTCCGAACGGCAACACGTTGATTAATTGGGCAGACGGATCACTGCCGAAATTAACGGAGGTAACACCTGGTGGAACAGTAGCAATGGAATTGGGATTTGTCAACTTTAATCATAGCTACAGAGTATTTCGATTTCCGTGGAAAGGAAAAGCAACAACGCCTGTCATTAATGTTGAACCGGGAAGCGACAAGGTAACGTTATTGATGAATACATTTGACCAAAGAACTTACCACAAATATATTCTGTATTGTGATTCCCTTCCCAACCCAACTCGTGTGATCGATTCAACTTCAGTATCCGCTATTGATGTTACAGGATTCAAAAATGGGAAACGATATTACTTCCGCGTGACGATAAAAGACAGTGCCGGAAATGAAAGTCCATTCTCCAATGAGGAATCTATTCTTGTGAGATTTCTGACTCCGGGAGAAAATCTTGTTGTGAACGGCGATTTTTCCGATGGGACAATCTCCTGGAATTACAATGTCACGTCTCCTGGTGTTGGCGTGCCGTTTGTGACCGACGGAGAATTACTGGCGCAGATCGGCAATGGCGGAACGCAAACATGGCACGTACAGTTGGTTCAGGAAAATATCCCGATCATCAACGGGTTGAAATATCGATTTGAGTTTGATGCGTATGCGGCAGGGAATCGCTCAATGGAAATTAAAATCGCGATGTCTGCTGCTCCGAATACGAATTACAGTAAAACAGGTTTAATTGCGTTGACGACAACGAAAAAACATTTTTCGTTTGATTTTACAATGCAGGATCCGACCGATAATGCTGCAAAGGTTGTGTTTAACTGTGGCTTATCGGACATTGACGTTTTAATCGATAATGTATCGATAAAGCAGATAATCCCCGCAGGTGTGGACGGTAAGAGTGAAAATTTCCCGAGCGAATTCTTACTCCATCAAAATTTTCCAAATCCCTTCAATCCTCATACAGTGATCCAATATCACCTTCCGGGAGCAAATGTTGTGTCCTTAAAAGTATTTGATGTGTTAGGGAACGAAGTAGCAACGCTTGTACATCATGGACAAGAAGCAGGAACATATTCAGTACCATTCAATGCGTTGAATTTATCCAGCGGAGTATATTTTTACAAACTGCAAGTCGGGAAGTTATCAGCAATAAAAAAATTAATGATCCTTAAATAG
- a CDS encoding cellulase family glycosylhydrolase → MKSIRIVFVLLLLSSSSMIAGGFLKVSGQYIVNDKNEKVLLRGIGLGGWLLPEGYMLQTSAFANAFWEMKLKVIGVVGQQKADSFWTAYRKNFVQRKDIEHLSKLGFNSVRVALHWEFFMNPSGGWLIEGFTIVDSLLRQCADNNIYLILDLHAAPGGQNTSNISDYHYPYPSLWQSDTNKRMTINLWKKLAERYKNEPWIGGYDLLNETVWDLKPNNQPLRDLYIAITDSIRSVDTTHIIFIEGNQWANDFTGLTPPWDKNMVYSFHKYWNPNDIASINFVLTLRNTTNRPLWLGESGENSNTWFTDAISLMEANHIGWSWWTLKKFNATNGLFSVPITPEYNYLLRYWSGKETKPSVDFAMKGLMDMAEGLQLENCTFNSGVIDAMFRQVSDSSATLPFAPNIIPGRLYAANYDYGRQGIAYGDKDYQNAGGGAWGWNSGDQYRNDGVDIESCSDTITNGYNVFNIKAGEFLKFTINVAQNATYLFSARVAANADGGVIVVTPDNSASSFTTIAKTGEGDVPTWKSQDLFEIDLTAGTHTLNFTLYGSGLRVNYIDLTNVGTLSVKNDLHVPKEFSLMQNYPNPFNPNTAVQFQLPSNEFVSLTVYDILGMKVMDIFQKQMPAGIHSVNVNASTLASGIYFYRLRAGSHSSTKKMILLK, encoded by the coding sequence ATGAAATCAATACGGATAGTATTTGTATTATTGCTGCTCAGCTCGTCCTCAATGATTGCCGGAGGATTCCTAAAAGTTTCAGGTCAGTATATTGTTAACGACAAGAATGAAAAAGTATTGCTTCGCGGAATCGGACTGGGTGGCTGGCTTCTCCCTGAAGGATATATGCTGCAGACCTCTGCATTTGCCAATGCCTTTTGGGAAATGAAACTAAAAGTTATCGGTGTTGTCGGTCAGCAAAAAGCTGATTCATTTTGGACTGCGTATAGAAAGAATTTTGTTCAACGAAAAGACATTGAACATCTTTCAAAGTTAGGATTTAATTCTGTTCGAGTAGCATTGCACTGGGAATTTTTTATGAACCCTTCCGGTGGCTGGCTGATCGAAGGTTTCACCATTGTTGATAGTTTGCTGCGTCAATGCGCGGATAATAACATCTATTTAATTCTCGACCTTCACGCCGCGCCTGGCGGACAAAATACTTCCAACATCAGCGATTATCATTATCCGTATCCATCGTTATGGCAAAGCGATACGAATAAGAGAATGACGATCAATCTGTGGAAAAAACTTGCTGAACGATACAAAAATGAACCATGGATCGGCGGTTATGATCTTCTCAACGAAACAGTGTGGGATCTTAAACCGAACAATCAGCCGTTGCGCGATTTGTACATCGCCATCACTGATTCGATCCGTTCTGTTGATACAACACATATTATTTTTATTGAAGGAAACCAATGGGCAAATGATTTTACAGGTTTAACTCCCCCTTGGGACAAAAATATGGTGTACAGTTTTCATAAGTATTGGAATCCCAATGACATTGCTTCAATAAATTTTGTGTTAACATTACGCAATACAACAAATCGTCCGTTATGGCTGGGAGAATCGGGAGAAAATTCTAATACATGGTTTACTGATGCCATATCATTGATGGAGGCGAATCATATTGGCTGGTCATGGTGGACATTGAAGAAATTTAATGCAACGAATGGCCTCTTTTCAGTCCCGATAACACCGGAATATAATTATTTGCTGCGCTATTGGAGTGGAAAGGAAACAAAACCATCGGTCGATTTTGCGATGAAAGGATTAATGGATATGGCAGAAGGTTTACAATTGGAAAACTGCACATTTAATTCGGGAGTCATTGATGCAATGTTCCGACAGGTTTCAGACTCTTCCGCTACTCTTCCATTCGCACCGAATATAATTCCAGGAAGACTTTATGCTGCAAACTACGACTATGGCAGACAAGGTATTGCATACGGCGATAAAGATTATCAAAACGCCGGAGGTGGAGCGTGGGGTTGGAATTCTGGCGATCAATACCGTAATGATGGCGTAGATATCGAAAGCTGTTCCGACACAATCACGAATGGTTACAATGTCTTTAATATTAAAGCAGGCGAGTTTTTAAAGTTTACGATAAACGTTGCACAAAATGCTACCTATCTATTTTCGGCTCGGGTTGCAGCAAACGCAGATGGCGGGGTTATTGTTGTCACTCCGGATAACTCTGCTTCGAGTTTTACGACTATTGCAAAGACCGGAGAGGGAGATGTGCCGACATGGAAATCTCAGGATCTATTTGAAATTGATCTCACCGCCGGAACTCATACGCTGAATTTTACTCTCTATGGGAGCGGATTAAGAGTTAATTACATAGACCTCACAAATGTGGGCACCCTTTCGGTAAAAAACGATTTACATGTTCCTAAAGAATTTTCGCTGATGCAAAATTATCCAAATCCATTTAATCCAAACACAGCGGTTCAATTCCAATTACCGTCGAATGAGTTCGTCAGTCTTACTGTATATGATATTCTCGGTATGAAAGTGATGGATATATTTCAGAAACAGATGCCGGCTGGTATTCATTCTGTGAATGTCAATGCATCCACACTTGCTTCGGGAATATACTTCTACCGACTTCGTGCTGGCTCACATTCTTCCACAAAAAAAATGATTCTGCTGAAGTGA
- a CDS encoding aryl-sulfate sulfotransferase yields the protein MKTKFLLLFIVCLGQMTLAQTSAFQYISPKPNSMLNSRETNIILKQGSFIDKLSVQEYFFVVSGSESGIQKGTLILSDDDKTLVFQPFKKFIPNEVVTVNLLSGIKTTAGKEIGPLSFSFTISPAREIVNQSQKIAPILDSYTDTSNNSLTIQADSLPTDFPKITVGTSHNPYDGKIFIANKPAVSKPPYGNYILIADNNGSIIKYKKFAQAESNFKVLPNGELSFSENGRHIVTDTSLTPIDTFKCGNGYTADSHDFLLLPNGHSLLLAYDSQPVDMSLIVSGGKPDATVIGTIIQELDASKNVVFQWRTWDYLPITSSYINLTTQTVDYSHGNALEVDKDGNIFIVLRHTSNVVKINRLTGNVDWILGGKQNEFTFINEHEFNAPNYFSYPHHMSILPNGNITLFDNGDQHTPMYSRGVEYRLDEKNKTVTLVWEYRHVPDIYTASGGSVQRLPNGNTIVGWSRGGAASGSPAFTELQPDNSVALEIFFPVGQFSYRSYKFPWISQMPGASVTVSEVLQGNTYTFNKAADTTGITITFQQLAADMYSNAIVTKYNYAPIDPDFIEQAPLMDPSFFKIQGELITSYKGLVQVDVSKYRGISNPKKTVVYVRPLYSKIFIPLPTGYDSVKNELLFTTSDFGDFAFGMPQSVTAYAPNPISPKQNEIVNGESAVNLHWGIRGVVQTYHLQVATDSAFQNLVVDTKNLTMTSFALKNLNNNSKYFWRVNTTNAADTSDWSNIFVFRTGSPFITILNPNGSERIYFDSTYIIRWQTNVRDTVRVVLTKGSVQALIIVDSAVSRTNAIAWKVPSSLQSDSSYNITITSVNHEGINDRSDNSFTIGSGISGVFDRENSIVRYSLFQNYPNPFNPTTVINYQLPTGSYTTLKIYDVLGREIATLVNEIKNSGTYTVEFEAHSLSAGVYFYRLQAGKFSSIKKMTLIK from the coding sequence ATGAAAACTAAGTTCCTACTTCTTTTTATTGTCTGTCTTGGCCAAATGACATTGGCACAAACATCAGCGTTTCAATACATTTCACCCAAACCTAATTCAATGCTAAATTCACGGGAAACAAATATCATTCTGAAACAGGGATCGTTCATTGACAAATTGAGCGTTCAAGAATATTTTTTTGTGGTAAGCGGATCTGAGTCTGGAATACAGAAAGGGACACTTATTCTTTCTGATGACGACAAAACGTTGGTCTTTCAACCTTTCAAAAAGTTCATTCCCAACGAAGTGGTAACTGTTAATCTTTTAAGCGGTATAAAAACTACTGCCGGTAAAGAGATTGGCCCGCTCTCATTTTCTTTTACCATTTCTCCTGCAAGAGAAATCGTAAATCAATCTCAAAAAATCGCACCAATATTAGATTCTTACACTGATACATCAAACAATAGTTTAACCATTCAAGCTGATTCGCTTCCGACGGATTTTCCGAAGATAACGGTTGGGACATCACACAACCCTTACGACGGAAAAATATTTATAGCAAACAAGCCGGCGGTAAGTAAACCCCCGTACGGGAATTATATACTTATAGCAGATAATAATGGTAGTATCATTAAATATAAAAAGTTTGCACAAGCAGAATCGAATTTTAAAGTACTGCCGAATGGAGAATTATCATTTTCGGAAAACGGAAGGCATATCGTGACAGATACTTCATTAACCCCTATTGATACTTTTAAATGTGGAAATGGATATACTGCAGATTCACACGATTTTTTGCTTCTCCCGAACGGTCATTCGTTATTGCTTGCCTATGATTCCCAGCCTGTTGATATGAGTCTGATCGTGTCCGGCGGTAAACCCGATGCAACGGTTATTGGAACGATAATTCAGGAACTGGACGCATCTAAAAATGTTGTCTTTCAATGGCGCACGTGGGATTATCTTCCTATTACATCATCCTATATTAATCTTACTACTCAAACTGTTGACTATTCACACGGGAATGCATTGGAAGTCGATAAAGACGGAAATATTTTCATTGTATTGAGACATACATCTAACGTCGTTAAAATTAACCGACTGACAGGAAATGTTGATTGGATTTTGGGAGGAAAACAAAATGAATTTACATTTATCAACGAACACGAATTCAATGCGCCAAATTATTTTTCGTATCCGCATCATATGAGCATTTTACCAAATGGAAATATTACACTGTTTGACAACGGTGATCAGCACACGCCAATGTATTCCCGGGGCGTTGAATATAGACTCGACGAAAAGAATAAAACGGTTACACTGGTATGGGAATATCGACACGTACCTGATATTTATACCGCTTCAGGTGGTTCCGTGCAACGACTGCCGAACGGGAATACCATTGTGGGATGGAGTAGAGGTGGGGCTGCAAGCGGTTCTCCGGCGTTTACGGAATTACAACCCGATAATTCTGTTGCACTCGAAATATTTTTCCCTGTCGGTCAGTTTTCATACCGCTCGTATAAATTTCCATGGATAAGCCAAATGCCGGGAGCTTCCGTGACAGTATCAGAAGTGTTGCAGGGAAATACATATACGTTTAATAAAGCGGCAGATACTACTGGAATAACGATCACGTTCCAACAACTGGCGGCAGATATGTATTCAAACGCAATTGTGACGAAATATAATTATGCGCCCATCGATCCGGACTTTATTGAACAGGCGCCGCTAATGGATCCCAGTTTTTTTAAAATTCAAGGTGAGCTGATAACCTCATATAAAGGTTTGGTACAGGTCGATGTCAGTAAGTATCGTGGAATCTCCAACCCTAAAAAAACTGTGGTGTATGTACGACCGCTGTACAGTAAAATTTTTATTCCTCTTCCAACAGGTTACGATTCCGTAAAGAATGAACTTCTCTTTACAACAAGCGATTTTGGGGACTTTGCGTTCGGTATGCCGCAAAGTGTAACGGCATATGCACCAAATCCAATTTCGCCCAAACAAAATGAAATTGTCAATGGAGAATCAGCTGTGAATTTGCATTGGGGAATACGAGGGGTTGTCCAAACCTATCATCTTCAGGTTGCTACCGATTCTGCATTCCAAAACCTGGTTGTGGATACCAAAAATCTAACGATGACTTCATTTGCACTAAAGAATCTGAATAATAATTCAAAGTATTTTTGGAGGGTGAATACAACCAATGCTGCGGATACAAGTGATTGGTCGAACATTTTTGTATTCCGTACTGGGTCTCCGTTTATCACAATATTGAACCCGAACGGTAGCGAGCGAATATATTTCGATTCTACCTATATTATTCGGTGGCAAACAAACGTTCGTGATACCGTGAGAGTTGTATTGACGAAGGGAAGCGTGCAGGCATTGATTATTGTCGATTCCGCTGTTTCGCGTACCAATGCAATCGCATGGAAAGTTCCATCATCGCTTCAAAGTGATTCTTCCTACAACATTACGATTACCAGTGTGAACCATGAAGGTATCAATGACCGCAGTGATAATTCATTCACGATAGGAAGCGGCATTTCAGGTGTTTTCGATCGAGAAAATTCTATTGTGAGATATTCCTTGTTCCAAAATTACCCCAATCCATTTAATCCAACGACCGTCATCAATTATCAACTGCCGACCGGCAGTTATACGACATTGAAAATATACGATGTGCTTGGAAGAGAAATTGCTACCTTGGTGAATGAAATAAAAAATTCAGGAACATATACTGTTGAATTTGAGGCACATTCATTATCTGCAGGCGTGTATTTCTATCGTTTACAAGCAGGAAAATTTTCTTCAATTAAAAAAATGACACTCATCAAATAA